From the Cyanobium sp. M30B3 genome, the window ATGTATTGACGCGGCTCGCTGGCCCCCGGGGCGCCGGATTCGGCTACATACAGCACCTGTTCATCGGGCGAGAAGGCGAGGCCGTTGGGGCCGTCGAAATCGGTGGCCACCGCCACCGCCGCCATAGCGCCCTCGCCGCTGGCGGGATCGAGCCGGTAGAGGGCGGGTGGCTGCTCAGATTCCTGGCGGCCGCCCTCGTAGTCGTTCATCAGGCCGTAGAGCGGATCGCTGAACCAGATCGAGCCGTCGCCCTTCACCACCACGTCGTTGGGGGCATTGAGGCGCTGGCCCCGGGCCTGGCTCACCAGGGTGGTGCTGGTGCCGTTGTGCTCCAGGCGGGTGAGGCAGCGGCTGCGGTGGTGGCACTGGATCAGCCGCCCCTGCAGGTCGCGGGTCTGGCCGTTGGCAAACTGCGATGGCTCCAGGAAGGTGCTCACCCCGTGCTGTTCGCTCCAGCGCAGGGTGCGGTTGCCAGGGATGTCGCTGAACAGCAGGCACCGGTGGTCGCCGAACCACACCGGCCCCTCCAGCCAGCGGAAGCCTTCAGCCAGCAGCTCCAGCTCGGCGTTGAACAGCACCAGCTGGTCGAAGCGTGGGTCGTAACTCTCCGTGCAGGTGGAGGGCTGGCTCATCGGAAGAATCCCGGCGCTGCCTGTTTCCAGGCGTCGTCGTTGCGCTGGATGATCAACTGCACGCAGGGTTCATCCCCCACCTGGGCGGAGAGATGGCCCCGGTGGCCCTCCGGGCTGGCGATGCAGCCCTGGTCGCCGCCGAAGGAATACGCGCCGGCGCCCATGATCGCGATCTGGCCATCCATGCTCTGCACCGACCAGGCCCCCTTGAGCACATAGATCCACTTGGGCACGTGGTTTTCATGCCAGTCGGCCGTCCAGCCCACCGGCAGGTAGGTCACAAAGGCATTGCCCTGATCAAACAGCGGCCGGGAAAACTGGGGGGAGTCGCCGGGGCCCAGCTGGCCGAGCTGAAAATCGCTGATGGTGCACTCCTGCTGGCGGCTGATGCCGTCGTCGCCTGTCCAGAGGTGCCAGTAGGTCTCGGGTTGGGGCGCCAGGCTGAAGGGGTCGCTCATGGCTTTGGGGTTCAGGCTTTGGAGTTCAGTCCTTGATGGCGATGGCCGAGACCTCCAGCTGGATGCCCAGCACCAGGGCGGACACCTGCACCACGGCGCGGGAGGGGTAGGCCTGGGCGTCGGGGAAATACTCCTGCCACACCGCATCA encodes:
- a CDS encoding SMP-30/gluconolactonase/LRE family protein: MSQPSTCTESYDPRFDQLVLFNAELELLAEGFRWLEGPVWFGDHRCLLFSDIPGNRTLRWSEQHGVSTFLEPSQFANGQTRDLQGRLIQCHHRSRCLTRLEHNGTSTTLVSQARGQRLNAPNDVVVKGDGSIWFSDPLYGLMNDYEGGRQESEQPPALYRLDPASGEGAMAAVAVATDFDGPNGLAFSPDEQVLYVAESGAPGASEPRQYIRRFQVNSDGRSLSGGEVFHKITPGWADGFRVDEHGNLWCGAADGVHVIAPDGTLLGKVLVPQRVSNLCFGDRYGSRLFLCASTALYALFTGTRGATWQR
- a CDS encoding cupin domain-containing protein, which translates into the protein MSDPFSLAPQPETYWHLWTGDDGISRQQECTISDFQLGQLGPGDSPQFSRPLFDQGNAFVTYLPVGWTADWHENHVPKWIYVLKGAWSVQSMDGQIAIMGAGAYSFGGDQGCIASPEGHRGHLSAQVGDEPCVQLIIQRNDDAWKQAAPGFFR